One Pyrus communis chromosome 4, drPyrComm1.1, whole genome shotgun sequence genomic region harbors:
- the LOC137732880 gene encoding flavonol 3-O-glucosyltransferase F3GT2-like — protein sequence MSNKSCSQHVAVLVFPFASHPSPLLLFVRMISAVAPDVKFSFFSLAKSNSSLFTKCNIKGFDNIKPYDVWDGLPESYVFSGNPLEPIDFFLKAAPGSFKKGIAEAEAEIGHKVGCLISDAFLWFACDMAEEMQIPWVPLWTSGQRPLFIHVANDVIKEKLGASGDKDQTLEFLPGFSAFLASDLPGGITTENLGSPIAVMMHKMGLKLPKATAVAINSFQDLDLEVAFELKKKFHKFLHVGPLTLTPPLPPKISEDNGCLEWLGNHKPASVAYISFGSVAALPPHELAALAEALEEGGFPFIWSFRGNEKDFPEGFLERTKQNGNGKVVPWASQTQILNNACLGVFVTHCGWNSILESITGGVPMICRPFKADQPLNMRTLEAVWKIGVGVEGGVVTKSGAMKALQLCLSSKEGKEMRERISVFKEFAEEAVKSYGRTTEDLNALVNEIICRPSKPKWLEWAEGLRSWGGFWQPAV from the exons ATGAGTAACAAATCTTGTAGTCAGCATGTTGCCGTCTTAGTCTTTCCGTTTGCATCCCATCCCAGCCCACTTCTCCTTTTTGTACGTATGATTTCGGCGGTAGCCCCTGATGTGAAGTTTTCATTCTTCAGCCTAGCTAAATCTAATAGCTCCCTCTTCACAAAATGTAACATTAAGGGCTTTGACAATATAAAGCCTTACGACGTATGGGATGGCTTACCAGAAAGTTATGTGTTTTCTGGGAACCCTCTGGAGCCAATTGACTTTTTTCTTAAGGCAGCACCAGGCAGCTTTAAGAAAGGTATCGCAGAGGCTGAGGCTGAGATAGGGCACAAAGTAGGCTGTTTGATATCGGATGCGTTCCTTTGGTTTGCTTGTGACATGGCAGAGGAAATGCAGATCCCTTGGGTACCCTTGTGGACTTCTGGACAACGCCCTCTGTTTATTCATGTTGCTAACGATGTGATTAAAGAAAAATTGGGAGCTAGtg GGGACAAAGATCAAACCCTTGAATTCCTTCCTGGATTTTCAGCATTCCTTGCATCCGACTTACCTGGTGGAATAACAACAGAAAATTTAGGATCCCCAATTGCAGTTATGATGCATAAAATGGGACTCAAGCTACCAAAGGCAACTGCAGTTGCCATAAATTCTTTTCAAGACTTAGATCTCGAAGTTGCTTTTGAGCTCAAGAAAAAGTTTCATAAATTTCTCCATGTTGGACCCTTAACCCTaacaccaccactaccaccaaaAATTTCGGAGGACAACGGATGCTTGGAGTGGTTAGGTAACCATAAGCCTGCATCCGTAGCGTACATTAGCTTCGGAAGTGTAGCAGCACTGCCGCCGCATGAGCTAGCAGCATTAGCTGAAGCCCTAGAGGAAGGCGGATTTCCATTCATTTGGTCATTTAGGGGAAACGAAAAAGATTTCCCTGAGGGATTCCTTGAACgaacaaaacaaaatggaaaCGGGAAAGTAGTACCATGGGCTTCCCAAACTCAAATACTAAACAATGCCTGCCTCGGAGTTTTTGTGACGCATTGTGGTTGGAACTCAATTTTGGAGAGCATAACCGGTGGCGTGCCAATGATATGCAGGCCTTTTAAGGCTGATCAGCCACTAAACATGAGGACTCTAGAGGCTGTGTGGAAGATTGGGGTGGGGGTCGAGGGAGGAGTTGTGACAAAAAGTGGAGCAATGAAGGCATTGCAGTTATGTTTATCAAGTAAAGAAGGaaaggaaatgagagaaaggaTTAGCGTGTTCAAAGAGTTTGCTGAAGAGGCTGTTAAATCGTATGGTCGTACAACTGAAGATTTAAACGCTTTGGTAAACGAAATAATATGTAGACCAAGCAAGCCTAAGTGGTTGGAGTGGGCTGAGGGTTTGAGGAGTTGGGGTGGGTTTTGGCAGCCGGCGGTTTAA
- the LOC137731968 gene encoding flavonoid 3-O-glucosyltransferase-like — protein MVGNLKTQTPTHHVAVLAFPFGTHAGPLLSLVVRLAAAAPHVVFSFITTSKVNTSLFSKSPSLSLHNVKAHDIPDGLPEGFVPPRNPEVAIGFFFKAAPANFMRGLKDAEASTGLKIGCLVSDAFFWFLGDMAEGMKVPWVPVWTGGPRSLLVHVETDFIRHRLGTSRDGKQCLDFLPGFSKVKIPDLPEGVVENLGSPVGSLLYQMGQTLPKATAVAINSFEELEPEVVNLLKSRFQKFLNVGPFSLMASSPSLPLIKDDSGCLEWLDKHKPASVAYISFGSVVTPPPHELAAFAQALIESGFPFIWSFRGNIEDVLPKGFTKSGLNGKIVPWAPQVQILGHASTAVFVTHCGWNSILESIVGGVPMICRPFFGDQKLNMNTVEAVWEIGVGVEGGVITKDGAMMALELTLKHKESNKMREKIKVLKNLARQAAVSNGSSPRAFSSLVEIVTK, from the exons ATGGTAGGAAACCTCAAAACCCAAACCCCAACCCACCATGTCGCCGTCTTGGCCTTCCCCTTCGGAACCCACGCAGGCCCTCTCCTCAGCCTTGTCGTCAGACTTGCTGCTGCCGCTCCACACGTGGTCTTCTCCTTTATTACAACTTCTAAAGTCAACACCTCCCTCTTCTCCAAATCACCGTCGTTGAGCCTCCACAATGTGAAGGCTCACGACATACCTGATGGGTTGCCTGAGGGTTTCGTGCCCCCTCGTAACCCTGAGGTGGCTATTGGGTTTTTCTTTAAGGCAGCGCCAGCGAACTTTATGAGGGGTCTAAAAGATGCCGAGGCGTCCACGGGGTTGAAGATCGGGTGTTTGGTGTCGGATGCGTTCTTCTGGTTTTTAGGAGATATGGCGGAGGGGATGAAAGTCCCTTGGGTGCCGGTATGGACGGGTGGACCACGTTCGCTGCTTGTTCATGTTGAGACAGACTTCATACGACATAGACTTGGAACCAGCA GAGATGGAAAACAATGTCTTGACTTCCTTCCTGGATTTTCAAAAGTTAAAATACCTGACCTACCCGAAGGAGTAGTAGAAAACTTGGGGTCACCCGTCGGAAGCTTATTATACCAAATGGGACAAACGCTTCCAAAAGCAACTGCAGTTGCCATAAACTCCTTTGAAGAACTGGAACCTGAAGTTGTGAATCTGCTCAAATCAAGATTCCAAAAGTTCCTCAACGTTGGACCCTTTAGTTTAATGGCATCATCCCCGTCCCTGCCGTTGATCAAAGATGATAGTGGTTGCTTAGAGTGGCTGGACAAGCACAAGCCTGCGTCTGTTGCATATATTAGCTTTGGAAGTGTAGTAACACCACCACCTCACGAGCTGGCAGCATTTGCTCAAGcgttaatagaaagtgggtttCCATTTATTTGGTCATTTAGGGGCAACATAGAGGATGTATTGCCCAAGGGGTTTACCAAAAGTGGCCTAAATGGAAAAATAGTTCCATGGGCACCACAAGTGCAAATCTTGGGGCATGCCTCGACTGCGGTTTTCGTGACGCATTGCGGGTGGAATTCAATTTTGGAGAGCATTGTTGGCGGTGTGCCAATGATTTGCAGGCCATTTTTCGGGGACCAAAAGCTAAACATGAACACTGTAGAGGCTGTGTGGGAAATTGGAGTGGGGGTTGAAGGAGGGGTCATTACAAAAGACGGAGCGATGATGGCCTTGGAACTGACTTTGAAGcataaagaaagcaataaaatgagagagaaaatcAAGGTCCTCAAAAATCTTGCTCGACAAGCTGCTGTAAGTAATGGTAGCTCCCCACGAGCTTTCAGTAGCTTGGTGGAGATTgtcacaaaataa